In Silene latifolia isolate original U9 population chromosome 6, ASM4854445v1, whole genome shotgun sequence, the genomic window ACCAATCAGTATGCTGCTGATCTTTCTTCCATCGAGGGGGCACACGCACGGATTAACTCAGTTATTCACAAGACTCCTGTCCTCACCTCGGAGACTTTGAATGTTATGGCCGGAAAGAGACTGCTCTTTAAATGTGAATGCTTTCAGAAAGGGTGAGGAGCTCTTCGTATTTCTTAATGCCAAATTCTAGATACTGCATAAATGAATGAATGTAAGCCTTATTTCTAACTTTATTTTTCGGTGCATCGTATCAGAGGAGCTTTCAAGTTCAGGGGTGCTTCAAATGCTGTCCTTTCGCTGGATGAAGAACAAGCTGCTAAAGGAGTGGTAACTCATAGCAGGTAGGCCTTCTCTTACTGTCAATTGGGCAAAATGCACAAAAGAAAGTTGTCtttgttcttgttgtttatccCCTTCTTAGCATACATACTGACTGTAATAATCTTTACGTAATCTATAGTGGTAACCATGCTGCGGCATTGGCCTTGGCTGCCAAATTGAGAGGGATTCCAGCTTATATAGTCATTCCCAATAATGCTCCGAAATGCAAGGTTGAGAATGTAAAACGTTATGGAGGACAAGTTATATGGAGTGAGCCCACTATGGAGTCGAGGCAGAGTACCGCTGCGAAGGTGTTGCAGGAAACTGGTGCATTTCTTATACACCCATACAATGATGCACGTATCATAAGGTACTGACTTGTTTGAACTCTTGATTTACTTCCTTGAGATTTATTTCGCCAACATGCCGGGCTTGTTCGAAGTCCAATGTTTTTGTAGAATCTTTGAGTTAGTTCCTCTGGTACTTAACACTTTTGTCTAGAACTCTGTGGTCGAGGCACTGTTTCTTGTAAGAGATGCTATTGGTAAACTATAATGTCTATACCCACAGATGTCATCTAGCTTATTTAGTAAAGTCATTGAATTGTGCTATCAATGAGTCATGACCCGGGTCCTATATTCATCGACATATAACATTCCTTGTGGCTCAttttacaccaaaaataaataattGACCTTGTAGTATGTAAAATATTTGTTTTGACACTTCTTTTGTGTGAAAAAAACTGTGAAAATAGTCGTTCTCTTTCCTGAAAAGAGTAAATTAATGTGTTGAGAACATTGTGATACCTACAAATTGCAAGCATGTATTTCTGACTGCTTAGATATAGTGGGCAGGGAACAATATCGCTGGAGCTTTTGGAGCAGTTCCCTGAAATAGACACAATTATAGTTCCGATAAGTGGTAATTCACTATGCTCCCTGCAAATTTGGTTCCTTTTCTGTATGTTTTGCATTTGTTTGACAGTAGATCGTGAGTTTGACCTCAAAACTGAAAATATGTAGGAGGCGGTCTGATATCAGGTGTGACGCTTGCCGCTAAATCCATAAATGCATCCATCCGAGTAGTTGCTGCCGAGCCTGTTGGAGCAAATGATGCAGCCTTATCAAAAGCGTCTGGCAGGATAATAACACTGCCGGAGACGAACACAGTTGCTGATGGGCTTCGGGCTTCCCTTGGAGACCTAACCTGGTATAGAGGACCACTCATTTCATATGAACACAACCTGTTGTATATTTCCTTTACTTCGAGTTTCTATCTCCTATGGGTCCAAACATTCACTATTCTTTGGCTTGGGGTAGACCCTCAAAGGAGTCATTCTGGTTAGGTTTGGTTGAGGCATTTCAGGTGCGCTACCATCGCGTCAATTTCGGGTTCACTTTGAATATGGGTCTGGTTAATTAGGTTGTTTGGGGTTGTTGCTGATAAGGTTTACGTTTCGAAAAAGTCATTTTAGATCA contains:
- the LOC141587265 gene encoding serine racemase-like, which codes for MSSDSRTNQYAADLSSIEGAHARINSVIHKTPVLTSETLNVMAGKRLLFKCECFQKGGAFKFRGASNAVLSLDEEQAAKGVVTHSSGNHAAALALAAKLRGIPAYIVIPNNAPKCKVENVKRYGGQVIWSEPTMESRQSTAAKVLQETGAFLIHPYNDARIISGQGTISLELLEQFPEIDTIIVPISGGGLISGVTLAAKSINASIRVVAAEPVGANDAALSKASGRIITLPETNTVADGLRASLGDLTWPIVRDLVDAVITVEDSEIIEAMKHCYEILKVAVEPGGAIGLAAVLSDSFRQNPLWNDCHNIAIVISGGNVDLDVLWKALGKS